DNA from Palaemon carinicauda isolate YSFRI2023 chromosome 26, ASM3689809v2, whole genome shotgun sequence:
GCTACATTTTTTGAACTGCTGAAGTTACACCAATTCAACTGGCTGATATAAGATCATTCCCAAACCTGGTCACAGCTTGTTATCAGGTTAGGAGCATCCATTAAGAGCTATTGTATTTCTTTGAGGTTTTACATATCTGTAAATATTTGAATTGTTTTAAAATCTTTTATCTCTTCAGGTACATCTTCCTGGAATTTAAAGACCGAGCATCCGCGGAAGAGGCTGTGAAGCAGAGGAATAACTACAAGCTAGATAAGCAGCATACCTTCCTCTGTAATGTTTTCACAGATTTTGAAAAGTATGAAAACATTACTGATGAGTTTGTAAAACCAGTTCCTCAGCCTTACAAGGTAACATTTTTTGCTTAGTGTCCTTTTCTAAAATTATTTGCCATGTTATATTCTGTAATGAGAAATCACAATTGGAAACTATAATTATCTTTTCTTTACCATATTTGGAAGTAGTTATGTTGTGTATAAAATGAGAGATTATCTTGTAAAGTTTATGAACCCTAAGGTTTTTCGTTTTCCCCACAGGATCATGGTAACCTGCACTACTACTTACTGGATGAGAACTGCTTTGATATGTTTTCCGTCCTCTATGACGAGGGACTCAAAACTGCGATTTATCTTAATTCCGTCCCAGAAGCTCAAGAAATTGATAAGCGTGAGGTGAGTTGCTTTTTATTGAAATTCATACAAAGGTTTTTGCGCCAGCTATCTTGGAGAGGTTGCCCATGAATTTGAAAGGTAATTCTTAATAATAGGGATTAAGGAatgccagatctacattcagagaaattgatgcaaagagagtagcatcatctgcatatgcaacaagcttgttttctaggccaaaccacatatcttgtatatagtatgaaaagtaatgggtcaagaatgCTACCCTTAGGAATAGTTTTTCTAAGAAGTTCTGTTTCCTTATAGACCACTTAGTTTTTCCTCTTCAATTAATTTATTGGATAGTTTGATAAGCACTTCAAATGGAATTTGTGGAGCAAGTTTTTATTACAAGACGACAATACATATAACTGAACTGTATGGAGaatgtaaatatgtttattataGTTTCATTAATTCTTTGTCTTGATTAATTTGTTGCAAGTGTTTTATTCAACTTAATGTTGAGATTATAATTTACGTTTCAGTTTAATGAGACTTCATTGTTGTTTTTTCTTACTCGAGATGGATTGCTTTTAAGTTTGTAATTGATGTGCTTATTTTTTCTTACATAAAGATGGATGTTTTAATTCGATGAAAGACTATTGCAAGTTTATAATTGTGTCACTTTTCTTATACAGGGATGGACGTTTTATTTCAATGAAAGACTGTTGTGAATGTGTGATTAACATACGATTGTCATTTCTTACAGAGATGGACGGAATCGTACGTGCGTTGGTCGCCCAGAGGCACTTACCTTGCCACTTTCCACGGTCCAGGTATAGCTTTGTGGGGAGGTGAAAAATTCGAGCAACTGAAGAAATTCAGTCATCCCGGAGTTCAATTCATTGATTTTTCACCTTGTGAGAAGTAAGGGATATTTAAATTGCATGGTTTGAATAGTGATAAGTTGTAAATCTTCCATTATGATGAACTTTTTCTTTGCGTTCCTCAGTTTTCATAGGGTTTAACTTCAGGGTGCACCAAGTTGCCTACCCGTTGATAAAGATGGAATTTAGAAGACTATGGTATTATTTACTTGAGTTTCCCAATCTTTGGTGGTGAAAGTCTGACAACTAGGAACTGCAGTAAATTAAACATTATTGTGAATGTTCACTTACAGCATAATGCTAAATTATAGTGGGAAATTATTATACTGAAGCATTACTAAACTTTACTTGCTTTCTGTATGACAAGAAGTTTTGGTAGCTATTACTCTAGTTGAACACCTTTGTGATattaaaagttgaatagttttaaGAGAGAAACAAGTCACATTTCGAGAGTGTTCACAGCTTTGTTAAGAAATCAAAGTACATTGTTGATTATATCCATTAAAAACAAAGTTCTTGTGTAATTTTCATAGAACAAATATGAACCACCTTCAAGGTGCTGTACCTATATCATTTCGTTGATATTTATTACTTGCATCTCAGTGACCTGATATAAGAACAGCGTTATTTTTTCCCCCTTTTAGGTACTTGGTCACATTCTCTCCTCATGTTGATCCAAGGGCTGAAGAGCCCCAGTCTGTCATCATTTGGGATACAAGATCTGGCCAGAAGAAACGAGCTTTTAATGCCGAGAGACCGCCATTGTGGCCTGTTTTCAAGTGGTCCAATGATGATAGGTACTTTGCCAGGATCGGTGAAGATATGTTGAGTGTTTATGAAACCCCGGTGAGTAAATGTCTTACCCGACGGTTATTAATTTGCAGATATCTTTAAACTTGCATTAAACATATCTTAGTTTTGTTGAGCTTTTCATTTTTTTGGAGTGGCAGGACAGCCAGTAATTACTTGAATATAATTTATGGTTGTTGAGCTTTCTATTTATTTTAGAGTGACAGGACAGTCCATAATCACAGGGGGTCACTCTTAACAGTTCATATCTCTTTCAGTCGTTTGGTTTACTTGATAAGAAGAGCATAAAGGTTAATGGAATCAAGGACTTCAGTTGGTCCCCCACAGACAACATCCTGGCATATTGGATCGCAGAAGACAAAGATGTACCGGCCAAAGTGACACTCGTTTCCATTCCCAGCAGAGAAGAAGTAAGTTTTATGCTCCttataaattttttattcatttaattctaAGGATTATTTTTTATACTTGAGTTGTGAGTTGTATTGCGAATTTATTCAATTGGAATATGAATCATGAAATGCTATGGTTAATCTCACAGTTACATGAAAAGCCTTGATAATTTTTAGTTACATGAAATGCCATTGTTATTCTTACAATTACATGAAATTCCATGGTTACTCTTAGTTACATGAAATGCCATGGTAACTTTTAGTTACATTGAAATACCATGGTTATTCTTGGTTACATGAAATGCCATGGTCATTTTTTGTTACATAAAATGCCCTGGTTATTCATAGTTACATGAAATGACATGGTAATATTTAGTTACATGAAATGCCATGGTAATATTTAGTTACATGAAATGCCATGGTTATTCTTACGGTTACATGAATTTCCATGGTTATTCTTACAATTCCATGAAATACCATGGGTTATTCTTACAGGTAAGAATGAGGTCTTGATTCCCCGCTTTTGTTTTCAGGTCCGCACAAAGAATCTGT
Protein-coding regions in this window:
- the LOC137619683 gene encoding eukaryotic translation initiation factor 3 subunit B-like, translating into MAKKNKPKSMDNEDGGGNEEEDPDFSDPEDFVDDITDEELLGDLLRQKPKETDGVESVIIVEGVPSVGAERLEKLKNVIRKIFKEFGTIINEYYPTGEDGKTKGYIFLEFKDRASAEEAVKQRNNYKLDKQHTFLCNVFTDFEKYENITDEFVKPVPQPYKDHGNLHYYLLDENCFDMFSVLYDEGLKTAIYLNSVPEAQEIDKRERWTESYVRWSPRGTYLATFHGPGIALWGGEKFEQLKKFSHPGVQFIDFSPCEKYLVTFSPHVDPRAEEPQSVIIWDTRSGQKKRAFNAERPPLWPVFKWSNDDRYFARIGEDMLSVYETPSFGLLDKKSIKVNGIKDFSWSPTDNILAYWIAEDKDVPAKVTLVSIPSREEVRTKNLFNVADCKMHWQKCGDYLCVKVARYAKAKREKNEVKYSGIYYNFEIFHMREKGIAVDSLEIKENIQVSVIFLQKEIHKLYTV